One genomic segment of Gossypium arboreum isolate Shixiya-1 chromosome 3, ASM2569848v2, whole genome shotgun sequence includes these proteins:
- the LOC108475510 gene encoding salutaridinol 7-O-acetyltransferase-like: protein MKVEVVSRKTIKPSIPTPHHLRTFNLSVLDQDVLALHYGSVIFFYPSDGAVSNVSQKSESLKNSLSKILLYFYPLAGQLKDAVTIECNDEGACFIEAKSGCQLKDLLADPDTELLKSLVPSTDPKAIRSTLACNLLVQLTSFTCGGTAVAVSVSQKFADTSSFCTFIRSWTAMTGREYGRVELPKLVGASLLPPLDTTLISIPPPTTRNCTSKRFLFHGPQITNLKLKVAAAMGHQQHNITDAEIVLALVLKCAAAAAYSHGSSSRSRQSALLNVVNLRKRMVPPLPGNTIGNLILKYAVMFDEDDVELHQLVSKMKNEFANVCNEKVKGIKSKKGYKEIREIRKQIAQLLNGKVKDINNPYTCTNLCGYPFHEMDFGWGKPIWVTSPSNFKNMIVLLDSKWGGIEAWVTLDEVDMAMFERNNELLAVASLNPTALINYSRI, encoded by the coding sequence ATGAAGGTTGAAGTTGTCtcaagaaaaaccatcaaacCCTCCATTCCCACGCCTCACCATCTCAGAACATTCAATCTTTCTGTTTTGGATCAAGACGTTCTTGCCCTTCATTATGGCTCTGTCATATTTTTCTATCCCTCAGACGGTGCGGTTTCGAACGTTTCACAAAAGTCTGAGTCCCTCAAAAACTCCTTGTCCAAAATCCTACTCTATTTCTACCCACTTGCTGGTCAGCTCAAAGATGCTGTAACCATCGAGTGCAATGATGAAGGGGCTTGTTTTATAGAAGCTAAATCCGGATGCCAACTCAAGGATTTGCTTGCTGATCCGGATACTGAGTTGCTTAAGTCGTTGGTCCCATCGACTGATCCCAAAGCCATCCGTTCGACTTTGGCCTGCAACTTGCTCGTTCAACTCACCAGCTTCACATGTGGTGGAACGGCAGTTGCGGTCTCGGTGTCACAAAAATTCGCCGACACTTCGTCTTTTTGTACCTTCATACGGAGCTGGACTGCCATGACCGGTCGTGAATATGGCAGAGTGGAGTTACCGAAACTAGTTGGGGCTTCGTTGTTACCACCTTTGGATACAACACTCATATCCATTCCTCCGCCCACGACTCGAAATTGCACGTCGAAGCGGTTCTTGTTTCACGGACCGCAAATCACAAATCTCAAACTCAAAGTTGCTGCTGCCATGGGGCATCAGCAGCACAATATCACCGACGCGGAAATCGTGCTGGCACTCGTACTGAAATGCGCTGCCGCCGCTGCCTATTCTCATGGATCATCCTCTCGGTCTCGGCAATCCGCGTTGCTAAACGTGGTGAACTTGCGGAAAAGAATGGTTCCACCATTACCAGGAAACACAATAGGGAACTTGATTCTGAAATACGCAGTGATGTTCGATGAGGACGATGTGGAACTCCATCAACTAGTTTCCAAAATGAAGAACGAGTTCGCCAATGTTTGCAATGAGAAGGTGAAGGGAATCAAAAGCAAGAAAGGGTACAAAGAAATTCGAGAGATTCGTAAACAGATTGCTCAGCTCTTGAATGGCAAAGTCAAAGACATCAACAACCCTTATACTTGTACCAACTTATGCGGCTATCCATTTCATGAGATGGATTTTGGGTGGGGAAAGCCGATATGGGTGACGAGTCCGAGTAATTTCAAGAACATGATAGTGTTGCTAGATTCGAAATGGGGAGGCATAGAAGCTTGGGTGACATTGGACGAAGTAGATATGGCCATGTTCGAGCGTAACAATGAGTTATTGGCAGTTGCTTCGTTAAATCCTACTGCCCTTATAAATTACAGCCGCATCTGA